The genomic interval AGGCACGCCCCGCGGGCCAACCGTCGCGCGGGAACGGCCAGGCGATCTCCTGCCAATGCGACCCATGCCGGGACGGCGCGATCTGATACGCGCCCACGCCCGACAAGGCACCGAGCGCGAACACCGCAACCAGCATGGTTGCAGCGCGCCGCATGATGTCAGTTCCGCGGCAGGCCGGCGGCGGCACGCGCCGCTCCGGTCAGTTCCAGGATATGCATGCCGGTATTGGCGCGGTCGACGATGTAGATGTAGCCGCGGTCGTCGGTTTCGACATTGTTGGTCTGGATCGCGACCTTGCAGCGCTCGCCGCCTTCGATCGGGATGCAGCGCTTGTCGGTCGCCTGCGTGATGGCCGGGATGAAATAACCGACCTCCTTTGGGCGATAGGGATCACGGATATCGAGCACGCGCACGCCGGCATTGAAGAAGGCGATGAAGACGAGCTTCTTGTAATAGACCGGCGCCATGCTTTCGTTCGAGGAGTGCGACCCGAAGCGGCCACCGCGCTGGCAGAATGCTCCGCCCGCCTCCGGCACCGTGAAGCTCGAGATCATCATCGGTCGGGTCTCGGTGGTGACGTCGGCAAACCACACCATCTGCCGCGCCTCGGCGCATTCGTTCAAAATCGCCTCGTCCACGATCATGACGATGTCGCGGGTCTTGCCGTCCTTGTCCTCCGCGAACTCCGTGATCGGCATGTCGAGCATCGGAAAGGTCGTGTGCGCGCCGTTGAAGCCGGACATCGGCAGCTTTGCGACTTCCGGATAGCGCAGATTCTCCGGCGTCGGCTCCTTGCCGCCGCCGAGCAGCTTCTCGCGATCGACGATCTGCAAGATGCCGCCCTTGTTGGTGCCATAGCCGAAATAGACGCGATTGCCGGCAGGTCCGGTCGAGATCGGCCCGTGCAACTCGGTCGGCACCGCGCCGGTCGAGCCCGGCTCCTGTCCGGGCAGGCCAAAATCCCTGATCTTCCGCGGCTGCGCGGGATCGGAGAGATCATAGATCTGCGTCATGCGGCGCGTGCGCCAGTCCGGGGCACCGGAAACGAGATAGGCAATGCCGGTGTCGCACTCCCACCAGTTCTTGTGCGTGTCCTTCAACCCGGCGATACGCGTGATGAGCACGGGATTGCTGGGATCGGCGACGTTCCAGATCTCATGCGCTTCGCCGCCGAAGGTTCTGAGCATGTAGACCGCATTGGGATCCCCCTTCGGCAGGGACTTGCCGTCGCAGACGCGCACCATCTGCGCGCCGCCGGATTCGTACTTGCCGGGCTGGCCCGGCAGGTGTCGCAGATATTTCGGGCGTGCGGGATCGGTGACGTCGACGATCGAGGTGCCGTTCGGTTCGGCCTGCCCCGTCAGCGGATTGACCGGCGCGGGTACGTCGTCGGTGCCGCCATGGTGGCCGATATAGGCGATCCAGCGGTCGCCCTGGTGATGGATGGTCGGCTGATAGGCGCTGCGCGCCTGCAGGTCGTTGAAGCCGACAAGCTTCATGTTGGAGGCTTCGGGCGGCGCGCCGACCACCTGCTGCTTCTGCGCCAGGGCACTGGCGCCGCACGCGAGAAGGACGAAGCATGCAGCGAGTTGGACGCGACCGATCATGTGGCCTCCCGGAACCAATCTTTGTTGGCTGACGCTAAAGGCTAACACAGCGATTTGCGTCCGCCAAAGTCGCATCTTGACATGCAACCATTTGGTTGCCTATTATGTCAGCCATGGACGAGGTCTTCAAAGCGCTGGCCGACGCTTCCAGACGGTCGCTCTTGGACAGGCTTCACGCCGAGAACGGGCAGACGCTGAACGAACTCTGCGAAGGCCTGGAGATGACGCGCCAGGCCGTCACAAAGCACCTTGCGATTCTCGAAGACGCCAACCTGATCACGACGATCAGGCATGGAAGGGAGAAGCTGCACTATCTCAACCCCGTGCCGATCCACCAGATCGGCGAACGCTGGATCAAGAAATTCGAGCGCAGCAAGCTCGCCGCGCTCAGCGAGTTGAAACGTCAACTGGAGAAGCGTGATGAGTAAGCCGCAATTCGTCTATGTCACCTACATCGAGACCACGCCTACGAGGCTGTGGCAGGCGCTGACGTCGAGCGAATTCACGCAGGCTTACTGGTTTGGCGCCGAGGTCAGGTCCGACTGGAAGGTCGGCTCCGCCTTCGCGCTCACGCTTGACGGCGAGATCACCGATTCCGGCGAGATTTTGGAGGCCGATCCGCCGCGGCGCCTGTCCTACAGTTTTAAGCACCAGAAATACGAAGAGCTGCGCGGCGAACCGATCTCGCGGGTGGTCTTCACCATCGAACCGTTCGGCCCGCTCGTGCGTTTGACCGTATTGCATGACGGCTTTGTCGAGGGCGGCAAGTATCTCGGCGCCGTCTCAAATGGATGGCCAGCGATCCTGTCCGGGCTCAAAAGCCTGCTGGAGACCGGCAAGGTGCTCGCTATTCCCCGCGCGGCGCTCAACAAGGGATTCGATGCGTGATGAAACTCGATCAGTTCAAGCCGCTGACGGTCTACACCATCTACATCGCGTCCACGCCTGAGAAGGTGTGGGAGGCGCTGACGACGGCGGAATTCAGCCGAAAATATTTCTCGGGCTTTGCGGTGGAGACCGAGCCTCGGCTCGGCGGCAAGTTCATGGTACGCGCACCCGACGGCTCGGAGCACATCAGTGGCGAGGTGCTCGAATATGATCCGCCGAACCGGCTGACCGTGAGCTGGAACGTCAACTGGCCGGACCTCGTCGAAAAGCTCGGCACCACGCTCGTCACCTACGAGATCGCGCAAGCCGGCGAGGCCGTCCGCCTCACCATGAGCGAACGTCACGATCGTCCGCTCAGCGACGACATCCTCTCCGGCGGCCGCACCGGCTGGCCCGCGATCCTCTCCGGATTGAAGAGCCTGCTCGAGACCGGGAAAGCACCGCAGATCAAGATGGCTCCGCCCGCGAAGATGCTGGACGCGCTGAAGGCGATGGGGATCAAGGTGCCGTGATCTCCGCCGTCGTCCCGGACAAGCGAACTCTTGACGACGTGTAGCGTCGTCAAGAGTGAGCGCAGATCCGGGACCCATAACCACAGGGAGAAGTTTGGCGAAGACTCGTGGTTACCAGTTCAGCCCACAACCACGCCCTGGGGTTATGGGTCCCGGCCTTCGCCGGGACGACTCTAAACCGGTGCCACGATCCGCCTGTAGAGATGCCACGTCGCGTGCCCGAGCACGGGCAGCGTGACGATCAGGCCGAGGAAATAGGGCAGCGCAGAGACGATCAGGAGCATCACGATGACGGCGGCCCAGCCGATCATCGGCAGCGGGCTCGTGACCACCGCGCGCACGCTCGTCACCATCGCGGTGACGAAGTCGACCTCGCGGTCGAGCAGCAGCGGGAACGACACCACCGTCAGCGAGAACAGGATCAGCGCCAGCGTAGCGCCTACCGCGTTGCCGATGGCGAGGAACAGCCGGCCTTCACTGGTCGTGAGAACCACCGTCACGAATTCCTGCAGGCTGGAGAACGAGGCGTGGGGTCCCAGCAGGAGCGAGATCAGGAGCCAGACCTGGTACATCCAAGCCACGAAAAAGAATAGCGCTACAAAGGCCATCCAGCCGATCTCGCTGCGCGACCTGATCGCTGACCAGATTGCACCAAAGGAGACCGGCTGGCCGGTCTCGCGCCGACGGCTGACTTCATAAAGGCCGATCGCCACGAAAGGCCCCATCAGCGCAAAACCCGCTGCCAGCGGATAGGCAAGATAGGCCATGCCAAGGGCGGTGAGACACAGAATGATGCCGATGCCGCCGGCCGCATACAGCGCGCCGAAGGCAAGGCCATAGATCGGTAGAGCCTGGAAATCTCGCAAGCCCTCCACAAGCGCTTCGGCGATGTCAGTCGCCGCAATCGGACGCACCACGGGATCGATTTTGCCAGAGATGGACATTGGCTTCCTCCACCTGTGTTGCAGGCGGGATCCTAAAGCGCGATGGTTTTAGGTTGAATAGTCATCGCGCTTTAGCTCTTTGTTTGCGCATGATCTTCTCGGAAAACCGCTACGCACTTTTCCGGATCATGCTCTAGGCCGGCAACGGTTCCACGAGCCGCCTGTAGAGATGCCACGTCGCGTGCCCGAGCACGGGCAGCGTCACGATCAGGCCGAGAAAGTAGGGCAGCGCAGAGACGATCAGGAGCATCACGATGACGGCGGCCCAGCCGATCATCGGCAGCGGGCTCGTGACCACCGCGCGCACGCTCGTCACCATCGCGGTGACGAAGTCGACCTCGCGGTCGAGCAGCAGCGGGAACGACACCACCGTCAACGAGAACAGGATCACCGACAGCACGGCGCCGACTGCGTTGCCGATGATGAGAAAGGTCAGGCCTTCGTTGGTCGTCAGCACCAGCGTCATGAACTCCTGAAAACTCGAGAACGAGGCGTGCAGGCCGAGCAAGAGCGCGATCAGGAGCCGCACCTGGTACATCCAGATCACGAACACGAACAGCGTGACGAAGGCCATCCAGCCGATCTCGTTGCGCGAGCGCACCGCGGACCAGATCGCGCCGAAGGAGACGGCCTCGCCGCGCTCGCGGCGGCGGCTCACTTCATAAAGGCCGATCGCGACGAACGGTCCGATCAGCGCAAAACCCGCGGCCAGGGGATAGGCGAGATAGACCATGCCGAAGGCGGTGAGGCAGAGTACGATGGTGATGCCGCCAGCGGCATAGAGCGCCCCGAACACGAGGCCATAGATCGGCAGCGCCTGGAAATCGCGCAGTCCTTCGACCAGCGCTTCGGCGATATCGGTCGCCGCCACGGAGCGCACCACCGGATCGACTTTGCCCGAGATGGACATGGCTTCCTCCACACATCGGCGCGATCATTCGTCGCGCGCAGAGTGGCCGCGATATTAGCGCCGCCGCGCGCCGCGTGCACGCGCGACTTGATGCCGGGATGACGGGAAGGCAGCGGTAACGCCGGGAGCTCCCTCCGGGAACCATCCGCCATGCGCACGGCTCGAAATCTGTGCCTTAGGGAAGGCTTTTCGGCACGATCCCTATGGACTGGACGGACGGTGGTGCCGCAGATTGGCTCATTCGAACCAGAACGTGCAATGCGCGGACCGCCCAACCAATGAGCTTGCGTACCCGGTTACTGATACTCGTCATCGCGGCCATGCTTGTGCCGGCGATTCTCGTCGGGCTGCGTTTCGCGCAGAATCGGACCAGCGAGATCAACGCTGCCCTGGCTAATCTGGCTGCGACGGCCAATGACATCGCGAGCGATCTGGACGAGAAGATTCAGGGCACCGCCCAGCTTCACTACGGTCTGGCCCGTGCGCGCGACCTCGACACGCGCGACAAGGCGGCATGCTCGGCGTTCCTGTCGGAAGTGCGCGAAGAATATCCGCAATTCACCGGAATATTGACCATCGATCCGGACGGCAGCCTGTTCTGCGACTCGCTGCGGACCAACCGCAGCCTCGATCTGAGGGATCGCGCGTATTTCAAGCAGGCGCTGGTCTCGCGCGATGTCGTTGCGCTGGAGCCGGTGTTCGGCCGGCTGACCGGCACATCGGTGCTCCAGATCGCATATCCCGTGCAATCGGAGGCGGGCACGCTGAAGTTCATCCTGCTCGCCTCGTTCAACCTGCGCAAATTCGCGGAGCATCACCACAAGCGACTGCTCGCCGAGAAGGACATCCTGCTCGTCGACCGCAAGGGAACGGTCCTGGTCACCTCGACGGGAAGCGGCTGGAGCGAGCCCGTCGGCGCGTCGATCGCGGGGTCCGACCTGTTCCGCTTCGCTGCAACGCCCGATCACGCGGCGTTTCGAGAGGTGACCGATCGCGGGGGCCGCACGCAGGTCTGGGCCGTCGCCCGCTCGCCTTCGACCCGCGATGCCGGTCTCTACATCATGGTCGGACGGTCCAAAGACGGACTGGTCGCGGCGGCGAACCGCCGGCTTTACGAGGACATGGCGATGCTCGCGGTGGCCTCGCTGCTGCTCCTGGCGGGCGTCTGGATCCTCGCGACCGTCAGCGTCGGGCGCCAGGTTGGCCGGCTCGCAACAATGGCGAAGAACCTTGGGCTCGGCGATCTCAGCGCGCGAATTCCACCTCCCCATCCGCGCGGCGAGCTCGGCGGGTTGATGACCTTGCTCAACGACACCGCCGAGTCGCTCCAGCAGCAACGCGCCGCCATCGCGGACCTCAGCCAGAAGCTCAGCCAATCCCAGAAGATGGAAGCCATGGGCCAGCTTACCGGTGGCGTGGCGCACGATTTCAACAATCTCTTGACCGTCATTCTCGGCAACTCGGAGCATCTTGCCGACAGGCTGGCGGGAAACAAGGAATTGCACCGGATCGCCGGCGATATCGTGACCGCCGCCGAACGCGGCTCCGACCTGACACGGAGCCTGCTTGCCTTCGCGCGCAAGCAGCCCCTGAGGCCGCGAGAGATCGACATCGCCGAAAAGGTTCTCGGCATGGAGCAGTTTTTGCGTCGGACCCTGGGCGAGCACGTCGAGTGCAGCTTCGCGCTCGACTCGGATTTATGGCTGACCAGCGTCGATCCCAGCCAACTGGCAACGTCCCTGCTCAACCTCGTGCTCAACGCGCGCGACGCCATGCCGGAAGGCGGCAAGCTGACAGTCGAGGTGCGCAACACCTCGCTCGGCGAATCCGACCTCGACGTCAACGGCGAGCCGCGGCCCGGTGACTACGTGATGGTGGCTGTGACGGACACCGGTAGCGGGATGACCACTGAGGTGGCGAGCCGCGCCTTCGAGCCGTTCTTCACCACCAAGGAGGTCGGCAAGGGGACCGGACTGGGCCTGAGCATGGTCTACGGGTTCGCGCAACAGTCCGGCGGACTCGTGCAGATGCAGTCCGAACCAGGACAAGGCAGTGTCGTCCGGCTGTTCTTTCCCCGCATAGCAACGACGCTGAACCAGGATCTGCCACAAGCCGAGCGGATCGTCGCAACCGACGGGAGCGAAACCATTCTCGTCGTCGAAGACGACGACATGGTGCGAGCCTATGTCGAGAACGAGCTGAGGGCGCTCGGCTACCGCGTCATCGCAACGTCGAACGGACCCGCAGCGCTGGAATTATTGCGCCGGCCCGGGGACATCCACTTGCTGTTCACCGACGTCGTGATGCCCGGTGGCATGTTCGGGCCGGAGCTCGCCAGACAAGCAACCGCTCTGCGGCCCGAGCTCAAGGTGCTCTTCACTTCCGGCTACAGCCAAAATCCCGTCAAGGCGCCGGACGGGGTCGGCGACGCCCTCATCCTGACGAAACCGTTCCGGCGGCAGGATCTTGCCGCGATGCTACGGTCCGCCCTGTCGGCGAGGTCGCGCTAGACGATGCTTCAGCGGAGCGCGGGCAGGACGGCCACGACGAGGTTGGCCACGAACAGCGTCGCGTCGATGACGAAGATCCTGAGCATCGGCCCCTTCAGCACCGGCCAATAGGCCACCCCGACGCGACCGCCGCGCTTGAGGATCGGCAGGTTGTAGGCGAACTGGCTGAAGTGACACGCGGAGAAGAACAGGAACAACGCGACCTGTGCTTCATTGCCCCCGAAGAAGGGCGGCCGCGATGCCAGGAGGTACAGTGATAAAAGTCCGATCGGCAGATTCATCCCGCCGAGAAACGCCACGCTGGCCTGTAACGTCGGCGCAATCGGATTGCCGCGCTCCTCCCGGGGCACCAGGATCTTCAGCGTATTGCCCTGGGCGATGCTGAACTGGATGAAGGCTGCAACGAACCAGAGTGTGTTGAGGAACAGGACAAAATCCGAGACGCGCATGGCTATTTTCCGTAGAAGGCTTCGCTGCGGATCACGCGGCCGGCACCGTCGAAATCCATGAATTCGCTGGCGCGTGTATCGCCCAATTGCCACCATACCGTCAGCCGCGCGATGGTATCGTCCCAGCTCCAACTCAAGATTTTCAGGTCCGCGCTCTCGATCGCGCCATAGGCCTGCCGCCAGTAGGCGCGAATGTTTTCGGCGCCGACGACGACAGGCGAATCCGTCAATTTGAGCGCCAATGGGCTGCGCATCTCGGCGTCTTCGGCAAAGTGCGAGACGACAGCGTCGATATCGACCCTGCACCAGCTTGCGCACCAAGCCTCGACAAAGCGCCCCATCGCCGCCCGGTCCATGACCCGTTCGCTCATGCTTCACCCTCCTCCGGCACCGCGGCGAAGGTGGCACAGCATCATTCTAACGTCAACTCGATTGACCTTAGAAGTTAGTTCTTGTCGGCGATGGCCTCCATCACGGCCATCCACGCCGCGGCGCTGGGCTGACCGACCCGATCAAATGCCTCACGCAGGACCTTGCGCTCGTAGCCCGACGCGCGTTGCTCGATGCGTTGCCCCTCTTGCGTCAGCCGCAGCAATTTGGAGCGATGCTGCTCGGGCGACCGCTTCGATGTCAGGAGTTCGCGCTGCAGCAGCAGGTTGAGCGGCCGGTTCAAGGCCTGCTTGGAAATCCCCAGAACCTCGATCAGTGTACCGATCGAGATATCGGGCCGTCGCGCGACAACATAGAGAATGCGATGGTGCGGACGCGAGAGCTCGAGCGTGGCGAGGTACTCGTCGGCCGCAAGCGTCATCCCGCGCCAGCCGTAATACATGAGCTCCAGCGCCGCGTCCAAATCGTGGAGTTTCTTGAGCGAAGCGCGGTGCAGGCCCGCGGCGGGAGAAGCAGTTTTTTGCATGAGTTGACCGCGTCGAATCCAGCGAAGAGAGGCTACCCTAGCGCCCGCAGCTCCCTTCGCAACACCTTCCCGGTCGCGGTCATCGGCAGCGTCTCGGCGAACTGCACGAAGCGTGGATATTCGTGGGCGGCGAGCTGCACCTTCACGAACTCCTGGATCTCGCGCGCGAGCGCCTCGTCCGGCGCAAAACCCGGGCGGAGCACGATCCAGGCCTTGATCGATTCCGTGCGGATCGGATCGGGGATGCCGACCACCGCTGCCATCGCGACGGAAGGATGCTTCATCAGCGTGTGCTCGATCTCGGACGGCCCGACGCGATAGCCGGCGGTGGTGATGACGTCGTCCTCGCGGCTGACGTACCAGAAATAGCCGTCCGCATCCTGCACGCCGAGATCGCCGGTGAGCAGGAATTCGCCGGCATATTTCTTTTTCGTCGCGTCCGGATTGCCCCAATATTCGAGCATGGTGACGGGGCATGGCTGACGCACGCCGATGATGCCGCGCTGTCCCGTGGGCTGCTCCTCGCCCTTGTCGTTGACGATGCGGACGTCGAAACCGGGCGTCGCCCGGCCCATCGATCCCGGGCGGATCGGGAACAGATTCGAGTTGCTGCCGATCACCAGATTGCACTCGGTCTGGCCGAACACCTCATGCGCGTCGATGCCAAAGGTCTCGCGCACCCAGCCCAAAAGTTCGCCACCGAGCGATTCACCGCCGGTAAAGATGCTGCGCAGCTTGACACCCGCATGCTTGACGCCGGCCTGCCGCATCAGCTTTAGCGCGGTCGGCGGCAGGAAGACGTTGCGGATGGAAAGATCTGCCATCATCTGCATCGCCGCCTGCGGCTCGAATTTGCGGGCGCGGTGACCGACCAGCGGAATGCCGTGATACCAGAACGCGAAGAGGCCGTTGACGAGCCCGCCGATCCAGGCCCAGTCGGCTGGCGTCCACATGAGATCGCCGGGACGCGGCAAAAAGTTGTGGCACATCTCGACATTGGGCAGATGGCCGAGCACGACGCGATGCGCATGCAGCGCGCCCTTGGGATTACCTGTCGTGCCGGAGGTGTAGATGATCAGCGCGGGATCATCGGCGGAGGTATCGACGGTCGCAAATTCCTCGGCCGCCGTTTCGATCGCCGGCCAGAACGGTTTTGCGCCGGCGTGAACGGCGCCGCTGGTGACATAGATGTCCTGCAGGTAAGGCAGCCGCTCGCGGATTTTCGTCAGTTTTTCCCAACCGGCCTCGTCGGTGATGATCGCCCTGGCTTGGGAATTCGACAGGCGGAATTCCAGCGCGTCTTCGCCAAACAACGCGAACAACGGGATCGAGATCATGCCGGAGCGGAACGCCGCCATATGCGCGATCGGCAGTTCCAGCGATTGCGACAAAAACACCGCGACGCGGTCGCCACGGTTCAGGCCGTCCGCCTTCAGCACATTGGCAAAGCGGCGCGACATCTCGGCGACCTCGTCGAAGGAGGTGCGGGTCACGGCGCCGTTCTCGTCGACATAGATCAGCGCCAGCCGCCCGCTGCCATCGGCATGACGATCGCAGCAGGCCTCGGCCATGTTGAAGCGCGCCGGGATGTCCCAGCGAAAATTGCGGTAGAGCTCGTCGTAGGTTTTTGCTTCGGTGAGCATGGTTTTGGGCGCCTTCCCAATCGTTTCTTATTGGCCAGGCAGTTTAAGCTCGTGGATGGCCGGGACAAGCCCGCCTGCGCGGCCGAAGCCGCTTCGGCGCGGCGAAGGCCCGGGCATGACGGCGCTTCAGCGCAGCGTCCGAAAAAACTTCCTGACGTCGCCGACAAAGAGCTCCGGCTGCTCGAAGGCAGCGAAATGGCCGCCCTTCTCCATCTCGCTCCAATGGGTAATGTCCAGAAAGTTCGGCTCCATCCAGCGGCGGACCGGCGTGATGATCTCCTTGGGGAACACCGCGACGCCCGTCGGCACGCTCACCTTGGGCGTGGTGCGGCGCCTGCCAAAACTCTCCCAGTAGAGCCGCGCGGAGGAGGCCGCCGTCTCCGTCGCCCAATACAGCATGACGTTGTCGAGCAGCTCGTCCCTGGTGAAAATGTTCTCGGGATGGCCGTTGCAATCGGTCCATGCCCAGAACTTTTCCAGGATCCACGCCGCCTGCCCACTCGGCGAATCCGTCAATCCGTAGCCGAGCGTCTGCGGACGCGTCGATTGCTGTTTTGAGTAGCCGGAGTCGAGATCGACGTAGTGCTTCAAGCCAGCGAGCGCCCGCTTCTCTTGCACCGTCGGCTCGCCATCGACCTTGGGCGCCGCGTTGAAGGCGAGCGTGATGTGGATGCCGGCGCAATGCGCCGGGTCTTGGGCGCCGAGCGACGTCGTCACCGCCGAGCCCCAGTCGCCACCCTGCGCGCCATAGCGCGCGTATCCGAGGCGATCCATCAGCTTCGCCCAGGTCGCGGCAATGCGGTCGACGCCCCAGCCGGTGGTCTTTGGCTTCGCAGAGAAGCCAAAACCCGGCAGCGACGGGCAGATGACATGGAACGCGTCGGCGGCGTTGCCGCCATGCGCGGCTGGATCGACCAGCGGCTCGATCACCTTGTGGAATTCGACGATCGAGCCGGGCCAGCCATGGGTGATGATGAGCGGCAGCGCATTGGGCTCCTTCGAGCGCACATGCAGGAAGTGGATGTCGAGCCCGTCGATCTCGTTGGTGAACTGCGCAAACCGATTCAGTTTTGCCTCGCGCGCCCGCCAGTCGTACTCCTTTTCCCAGTAACGGCAGATGTCCTGGATCCATTTCAGCGGCGCGCCCTGGCTCCAGTCATCGACCAGCTCCGCCTCCGGCCAGCGCGTCCGCGCAAGGCGCGCCTTGAGATCGGCAAGGACGGCGTCGCTGATGTCGATGCGGAACGGCGTGATGGCGTTCATCGGTTGCTCCCGATTTGTGTCTGCGAGGAGACTAGACCGGTTTGCAGCAACGACAAAAGGTGCCCATCCTCCCCTGGAGGGGGAGGGTAAGAGAGAGCTAGCCCGTCAGCGCCGCCTTCACCAAACCACTGGCTTTGCCAAAATCCATCTGGCCGGCGTACTTCGTCTTCAAGGCTGCGATCACCTTGCCCATGTCCTTCATGCCGGCAGCGCCGGTCTCAGTGACGATATCGGCAATCGCCTTCTTGACCTCGTCATCCGACATCTGTTTCGGCAAGTACGCGGAGATCACCGCGATCTCCTCGCGCTCCTGCGCGGCGAGCTCGGCGCGGCCGCCCTTGTCGTAGAGCTCGACCGCCTCCTGGCGCTGCTTGATCATCTTCTGGAGCACGCCGAGCAGGTCGGCATCGGACAGTGGCGGCTTGCCGTTGCCGCGGGCGTCGATGTCCGCGTTCTTGATGGTCGAATTGACCATGCGCAGCGTGGAGAGTTTTCGCTCGTCCTTGGCCTTCATGGCCTCCTTGATCGCATTGTTGATATCGTCGCGCATCATGGTCGCCTCACTTGGAAACAGTCCGGAAAGACTCGTCGTCTACAACAAGATCTGGGGTCTATATAGGTGCTTGCATGAAGACCGGAAAGCATCTGGCCATGTTGGCGGTCTGCCTGGTCGTGCTCTGGGGAAGCCGTTTCGGCCCCTACACTTGCAGCACGCTGCCGGGCTTTGCGAGCGAGACTAGCTCGTCCTGGCTCGTCCTCGCCATGCATGGCCTGTTTCTGATGCTTTTGCTGTACATGCCGGTCTATGACTTCATTTCCCTGCTGACCTACAAGCTCGGGTGGGAGAGCAGCTTCGATCCGCTGGTGGTCTACGAGGGTGAGTTCTCGACGCAACCGATCTCGCGAAAGGCCAGGCGATTCCTCTACGTGCTTGATATCGCGATCGTGGCTTTCGCCCTCCTGCCGCTATGGACCAAGGCGGCCTATTGCGCCTGAGCTCACGGCCTAGCTGGCAAGCCGTTCGATCGCCCACGCGGTCGCCTCGGGCTGTTCGGGCTGCGGCAGGACGCCAGCCCCGGAACCAGCGCAATCGGGGTCGTCCGGTCCATTATTGCCTCGCAAGCCTCTGAATTTGCCGGAAATTGTCCTGCGGAGCTTAGGTGCCTGCCGGGGTCTGTCAAATATGCAAAAACGCATGTGAATCCGGCCGCTTCCGCTTTGACGGCGGCGCCCGCGGGCTCTATGAAGCGGGCTCATGACACAATCCGAAAACGATCCCGCCTGGCCGGACCATAGACCGACCGCGCTCCTCGTGCTTGCCGACGGCACGGTGCTCGAAGGCTTTGGCCTCGGCGCCGAAGGGCAAGCGGTGGGCGAGGTCTGCTTCAACACCGCGATGACCGGCTATGAGGAGATTTTGACCGATCCCTCCTATGCCGGGCAGATCATCACCTTCACCTTCCCGCATATCGGCAATGTCGGGACCAACGAGGAAGATATCGAGACGGTGAACATGGCCGCGACGCCCGGCGCGCGCGGCGTGATTTTGCGCACCGCCATCACCGATCCCTCGAACTTTCGCGCCACAAAACATCTCGACCAGTGGCTGAAGGCTCGCGGCATCATCGGCCTGTCCGGCATCGACACGCGCGCGCTCACCGCGCTGATCCGCAGCAAGGGCATGCCCAACGCCGTGATCGCGCATTCCAGGACCGGCAAGTTCGACCTGCACGGGCTGAAGGAAGAGGCGCGCGAGTGGCCGGGCCTCGAGGGCATGGACCTCGTGCCG from Bradyrhizobium arachidis carries:
- a CDS encoding SRPBCC family protein, with product MSKPQFVYVTYIETTPTRLWQALTSSEFTQAYWFGAEVRSDWKVGSAFALTLDGEITDSGEILEADPPRRLSYSFKHQKYEELRGEPISRVVFTIEPFGPLVRLTVLHDGFVEGGKYLGAVSNGWPAILSGLKSLLETGKVLAIPRAALNKGFDA
- a CDS encoding LVIVD repeat-containing protein, with the translated sequence MIGRVQLAACFVLLACGASALAQKQQVVGAPPEASNMKLVGFNDLQARSAYQPTIHHQGDRWIAYIGHHGGTDDVPAPVNPLTGQAEPNGTSIVDVTDPARPKYLRHLPGQPGKYESGGAQMVRVCDGKSLPKGDPNAVYMLRTFGGEAHEIWNVADPSNPVLITRIAGLKDTHKNWWECDTGIAYLVSGAPDWRTRRMTQIYDLSDPAQPRKIRDFGLPGQEPGSTGAVPTELHGPISTGPAGNRVYFGYGTNKGGILQIVDREKLLGGGKEPTPENLRYPEVAKLPMSGFNGAHTTFPMLDMPITEFAEDKDGKTRDIVMIVDEAILNECAEARQMVWFADVTTETRPMMISSFTVPEAGGAFCQRGGRFGSHSSNESMAPVYYKKLVFIAFFNAGVRVLDIRDPYRPKEVGYFIPAITQATDKRCIPIEGGERCKVAIQTNNVETDDRGYIYIVDRANTGMHILELTGAARAAAGLPRN
- a CDS encoding DUF2189 domain-containing protein; translation: MSISGKVDPVVRSVAATDIAEALVEGLRDFQALPIYGLVFGALYAAGGITIVLCLTAFGMVYLAYPLAAGFALIGPFVAIGLYEVSRRRERGEAVSFGAIWSAVRSRNEIGWMAFVTLFVFVIWMYQVRLLIALLLGLHASFSSFQEFMTLVLTTNEGLTFLIIGNAVGAVLSVILFSLTVVSFPLLLDREVDFVTAMVTSVRAVVTSPLPMIGWAAVIVMLLIVSALPYFLGLIVTLPVLGHATWHLYRRLVEPLPA
- a CDS encoding ATP-binding protein, which gives rise to MSLRTRLLILVIAAMLVPAILVGLRFAQNRTSEINAALANLAATANDIASDLDEKIQGTAQLHYGLARARDLDTRDKAACSAFLSEVREEYPQFTGILTIDPDGSLFCDSLRTNRSLDLRDRAYFKQALVSRDVVALEPVFGRLTGTSVLQIAYPVQSEAGTLKFILLASFNLRKFAEHHHKRLLAEKDILLVDRKGTVLVTSTGSGWSEPVGASIAGSDLFRFAATPDHAAFREVTDRGGRTQVWAVARSPSTRDAGLYIMVGRSKDGLVAAANRRLYEDMAMLAVASLLLLAGVWILATVSVGRQVGRLATMAKNLGLGDLSARIPPPHPRGELGGLMTLLNDTAESLQQQRAAIADLSQKLSQSQKMEAMGQLTGGVAHDFNNLLTVILGNSEHLADRLAGNKELHRIAGDIVTAAERGSDLTRSLLAFARKQPLRPREIDIAEKVLGMEQFLRRTLGEHVECSFALDSDLWLTSVDPSQLATSLLNLVLNARDAMPEGGKLTVEVRNTSLGESDLDVNGEPRPGDYVMVAVTDTGSGMTTEVASRAFEPFFTTKEVGKGTGLGLSMVYGFAQQSGGLVQMQSEPGQGSVVRLFFPRIATTLNQDLPQAERIVATDGSETILVVEDDDMVRAYVENELRALGYRVIATSNGPAALELLRRPGDIHLLFTDVVMPGGMFGPELARQATALRPELKVLFTSGYSQNPVKAPDGVGDALILTKPFRRQDLAAMLRSALSARSR
- a CDS encoding nuclear transport factor 2 family protein — protein: MSERVMDRAAMGRFVEAWCASWCRVDIDAVVSHFAEDAEMRSPLALKLTDSPVVVGAENIRAYWRQAYGAIESADLKILSWSWDDTIARLTVWWQLGDTRASEFMDFDGAGRVIRSEAFYGK
- a CDS encoding helix-turn-helix transcriptional regulator, coding for MDEVFKALADASRRSLLDRLHAENGQTLNELCEGLEMTRQAVTKHLAILEDANLITTIRHGREKLHYLNPVPIHQIGERWIKKFERSKLAALSELKRQLEKRDE
- a CDS encoding DUF2189 domain-containing protein, which codes for MSISGKIDPVVRPIAATDIAEALVEGLRDFQALPIYGLAFGALYAAGGIGIILCLTALGMAYLAYPLAAGFALMGPFVAIGLYEVSRRRETGQPVSFGAIWSAIRSRSEIGWMAFVALFFFVAWMYQVWLLISLLLGPHASFSSLQEFVTVVLTTSEGRLFLAIGNAVGATLALILFSLTVVSFPLLLDREVDFVTAMVTSVRAVVTSPLPMIGWAAVIVMLLIVSALPYFLGLIVTLPVLGHATWHLYRRIVAPV
- a CDS encoding SRPBCC family protein, which encodes MKLDQFKPLTVYTIYIASTPEKVWEALTTAEFSRKYFSGFAVETEPRLGGKFMVRAPDGSEHISGEVLEYDPPNRLTVSWNVNWPDLVEKLGTTLVTYEIAQAGEAVRLTMSERHDRPLSDDILSGGRTGWPAILSGLKSLLETGKAPQIKMAPPAKMLDALKAMGIKVP